One part of the Solanum dulcamara chromosome 3, daSolDulc1.2, whole genome shotgun sequence genome encodes these proteins:
- the LOC129883253 gene encoding 26S proteasome non-ATPase regulatory subunit 1 homolog A-like, with product MATAATMVSSAGGLLAMLNEPHPQLKLHALSNLNTFVDYFWPEISTYVPVIESLYEDEEFDQRQLAALVASKVFYHLGEHNVSLSYALGAGPLFDVSEDSDYVHTVLAKALDEYASYKTKVAESNDEATKVDPRLEAIVERMLDKCIKDGKYQQAIGMAIECRRLDKVAEAIVRSDNVDATLAYCSNVSHNFVNRREYRSEVLRLLVEVYEKSPSPNYLSMCQWLMFLDKPEDVASILEKLLRSENKDDALLAFQIAFDLVENEHQAFLLRVRDRLSSPNLQPSDPVQSLPADSDRVPIEDEEASEDVPLLEESRPLGGTLTATDPKDVTYAERLGKLKGILSGETSIQLTLQFLYSHNKSDLLILKTIKQSVEMRNSVCHSATIYANAIMHAGTTVDTFLRENLDWLSRATNWAKFSATAGLGVIHSGHLQQGRSLMAPYLPQGGAGGGGSPYSEGGALYALGLIHVNHGEGIKHFLRESLRNTNVEVIQHGACLGLGLAALGTADEDIYDDIKSVLYTDSAVAGEAAGIGMGLLMVGTATEKASEMLAYAHETQHEKIIRGLALGIALTVYGREEEADTLIEQMTRDQDPILRYGGMYALALAYRGTANNKAIRQLLHFAVSDVSDDVRRTAVLALGFVMYSEPEQMPRIVSLLSKSYNPHVRYGAAMAVGISCAGTGLSEAISLLEPLTSDVVDFVRQGALIAMAMVMVQISEASDSRVGAFRRQLEKIVLDKHEDTMSKMGAILASGILDAGGRNVTIKLLSKTKHDKVTAVVGLAVFSQFWYWYPLIYFVSLAFSPAALIGLNSDLKVPKFDFVSQAKPSLFEYPKPITVTTTTSAVKLPTAVLSTSARAKTRASKKEAEKAHAEKAAGESSSGATNLGKGNSTDKDGDSMQVDAPAEKKNKPEPSFEILTNPARVVPAQEKYIKFLEESRYLPVKSSPSGFVLLKDLRPDEPEVLSLTDAPSSTASSTGGGSTGQPAPASAMAVDEEPQPPPAFEYTS from the exons ATGGCCACGGCGGCGACGATGGTGAGTTCAGCGGGTGGTTTATTGGCGATGCTGAATGAGCCCCATCCGCAGTTGAAGCTACACGCTCTCTCCAATCTCAACACCTTTGTTGATTACTTTTGGCCTGAGATCTCTACATATGTCCCTGTCAT TGAAAGCTTGTACGAGGATGAAGAGTTTGACCAAAGACAACTAGCTGCATTAGTTGCTTCAAAG GTTTTCTATCATTTGGGTGAACATAACGTCTCATTATCGTACGCCCTTGGAGCTGGTCCTCTTTTTGACGTTTCTGAGGATTCTGACTATGTTCATACAGTTCTTG CTAAAGCCCTGGATGAGTATGCAAGCTATAAGACAAAGGTGGCAGAGTCAAATGATGAAGCCACAAAGGTGGATCCCAGGCTGGAGGCTATTGTGGAGAGAATGCTTGATAA GTGTATAAAGGATGGCAAATATCAACAAGCCATTGGCATGGCCATTGAATGCCGAAGGCTGGATAAGGTTGCCGAAGCAATTGTGAGGAGTGACAATGTTGATGCCACTCTAGCATATTGCAGTAATGTCTCCCATAACTTTGTCAATCGTAGAGAATATCGTAGTGAG GTGCTTCGTCTTCTTGTGGAAGTGTATGAGAAGTCCCCATCTCCAAACTATTTGAGCATGTGCCAGtggcttatgtttttggatAAGCCAGAGGATGTAGCAAGCATTTTGGAAAAGCTATTAAGATCAGAAAATAAAGATGATGCTCTATTGGCATTTCAAATAGCTTTTGACCTTGTTGAGAATGAGCACCAAGCTTTTCTTTTGAGGGTAAGAGACAGGCTTTCCAGCCCAAATCTACAACCTTCAGACCCGGTACAGTCGTTACCTGCAGATTCTGATCGAGTACCTATTGAAGATGAAGAAGCGTCAGAGGATGTTCCGTTGTTAGAGGAAAGTAGACCTTTAGGTGGAACATTAACAGCTACAGATCCAAAAGATGTTACATATGCTGAAAGGTTGGGAAAATTGAAAGGGATTCTATCAGGGGAGACCTCAATACAGTTGACCTTGCAATTCTTATACAGCCATAACAA GTCAGATCTCCTTATTCTTAAAACAATAAAGCAGTCTGTTGAGATGAGAAATAGTGTCTGTCACAGTGCAACAATATATGCGAATGCAATCATGCATGCTGGAACTACTGTGGATACATTCCTCAGAGAGAACCTG GACTGGCTAAGCCGTGCAACAAATTGGGCCAAATTCAGTGCAACAGCTGGACTAGGTGTTATTCACAGTGGCCATTTACAGCAGGGGAGATCGCTTATGGCCCCTTACTTGCCACAAGGTGGAGCTGGTGGAGGTGGTAGTCCATATTCAGAAGGTGGTGCCTTGTATGCTCTTGGtttaattcatgtaaatcatgGGGAGGGTATCAAGCATTTTCTTCGAGAGAGTCTACGTAATACAAATGTTGAG GTTATTCAGCATGGTGCCTGCTTAGGACTTGGGTTGGCAGCTCTAGGAACTGCTGATGAAGACATTTATGATGACATTAAAAGTGTGCTATATACTGACAGTGCTGTTGCTGGAGAGGCTGCTGGTATTGGTATGGGTTTATTGATGGTTGGAACTGCAACTGAGAAGGCAAGTGAGATGCTTGCTTATGCTCATGAGACGCAACATGAGAAGATAATTAG GGGTCTGGCACTAGGTATAGCCCTCACAGTCTATGGAAGGGAAGAAGAAGCAGATACATTGATCGAGCAGATGACTAGGGATCAAGACCCTATACTGCGTTATGGTGGCATGTATGCTTTGGCATTGGCTTACAGAGGAACTGCGAATAATAAGGCTATTCGTCAGTTGCTGCATTTTGCTGTATCAGATGTTAGTGATGATGTCCGCCGGACTGCTGTATTGGCACTTGGATTTGTTATGTATTCTGAACCAGAGCAG ATGCCTCGGATTGTGTCATTGTTATCGAAGTCTTACAATCCACATGTGCGATATGGTGCGGCTATGGCAGTTGGAATTTCGTGTGCAGGTACTGGTCTGAGTGAGGCCATCTCACTGTTGGAACCTTTGACATCAGATGTAGTTGATTTTGTACGCCAAGGTGCTCTCATAGCGATGGCCATGGTGATGGTCCAGATAAGTGAAGCCAGTGATTCCCGTGTTGGTGCCTTCAG GCGACAACTGGAGAAAATTGTTCTAGATAAGCATGAAGATACCATGAGTAAAATGGGTGCTATTTTGGCTTCTGGAATTCTTGATGCTGGTGGTAGAAATGTGACTATAAAATTACTTTCGAAGACAAAGCATGATAAAGTTACAGCAGTCGTTGGACTAGCTGTTTTTAGTCAGTTTTGGTATTGGTATCCTCTTATATATTTTGTTAGCTTGGCATTCTCACCAGCAGCCTTAATTGGTCTGAACTCTGACCTAAAAGTGCCAAAGTTCGATTTTGTATCACAAGCCAAGCCCTCACTGTTTGAGTATCCTAAGCCAATCACTGTAACCACAACAACTTCTGCTGTCAAACTTCCCACAGCTGTTCTATCAACATCAGCTAGGGCCAAGACAAGGGCTAGCAAAAAAGAGGCTGAGAAAGCCCATGCTGAGAAGGCAGCTGGAGAATCATCTTCTGGTGCAACAAATTTGGGGAAGGGCAACTCTACTGATAAGGATGGGGATTCCATGCAG GTGGATGCTCCTGCCGAGAAGAAAAACAAACCGGAGCCATCATTTGAGATCTTAACCAACCCTGCTAGAGTGGTTCCAGCTCAGGagaaatacataaaattttTAGAAGAAAGCAGATACTTGCCAGTTAAATCATCACCTTCTGGGTTTGTGCTTCTGAAGGATCTACGTCCTGACGAACCTGAAGTATTGTCCCTCACCGATGCACCCTCATCAACTGCATCCAGCACTGGTGGTGGATCAACTGGACAACCGGCCCCGGCATCAGCAATGGCTGTTGATGAAGAGCCTCAGCCCCCACCTGCATTTGAGTACACGTCGTGA
- the LOC129881909 gene encoding transcription factor FAMA isoform X2 — MDKKEKNQPSMPTIFPSLNDNNYYSLDNDSYCHNYQHPQMINNEEEGLMVPQKGEKFKEEINGTFVGENSKANESKKKRKRTRLRMKSSEEVEKQRMTHIEVERNRRKQMNEHLHVLRSLMPSSYVQRGDQASIVGGAIEFVKELEQLLQCLESQKRRKLYGDNHHDSSLVFAPNNNLPLSNENEIGIQEDSAEIKSCLADVEVKIIGIDNAMIKILSKRRPGQLINTISALQDLQLNIIHTNVTTIEHTVLYSFNVKISGETRFSADNIANLVQQIFTFFHANSAI; from the exons Atggacaaaaaagaaaaaaaccag CCTTCTATGCCTACAATTTTCCCAAGTCTAAAtgataataattactactctctTGATAATGATTCTTATTGTCATAACTATCAACATCCACAAATGATTAATAATGAAGAAGAAGGCTTGATGGTGCCACAAAAAGGAGAGAAGTTTAAAGAGGAAATTAATGGCACATTTGTTGGTGAAAATAGCAAAGCAAATGAAAgcaagaagaagaggaaaagaacAAGATTAAGAATGAAGAGTAGTGAGGAAGTTGAGAAGCAAAGAATGACACATATTGAAGTGGAGAGGAATAGAAGAAAGCAAATGAATGAACATCTTCATGTGTTGAGGTCACTCATGCCAAGCTCCTATGTACAAAGG GGTGATCAAGCTTCAATTGTTGGTGGAGCAATAGAATTTGTAAAAGAATTGGAACAACTCCTACAATGTCTTGAATCACAAAAGAGAAGGAAACTCTATGGAGATAATCATCATGATTCATCATTAGTATTTGCTCCTAATAATAATTTGCCACtttcaaatgaaaatgaaattggAATTCAAGAAGATTCAGCTGAGATTAAGTCATGTTTGGCTGATGTTGAAGTGAAGATTATAGGTATTGATAATGCTATGATCAAGATTTTGTCAAAAAGAAGGCCAGGACAACTCATTAACACCATTTCTGCATTACAAGATTTGCAGCTTAACATTATTCATACAAATGTTACAACAATTGAGCACACTGTTCTATATTCTTTCAATGTTAAG ATTTCTGGTGAAACAAGGTTTTCAGCTGATAATATAGCAAATTTGGTCCAGCAAATATTCACTTTCTTTCATGCAAATAGTGCCATATGA
- the LOC129881909 gene encoding transcription factor FAMA isoform X1 → MLSHFEHEILLQPSMPTIFPSLNDNNYYSLDNDSYCHNYQHPQMINNEEEGLMVPQKGEKFKEEINGTFVGENSKANESKKKRKRTRLRMKSSEEVEKQRMTHIEVERNRRKQMNEHLHVLRSLMPSSYVQRGDQASIVGGAIEFVKELEQLLQCLESQKRRKLYGDNHHDSSLVFAPNNNLPLSNENEIGIQEDSAEIKSCLADVEVKIIGIDNAMIKILSKRRPGQLINTISALQDLQLNIIHTNVTTIEHTVLYSFNVKISGETRFSADNIANLVQQIFTFFHANSAI, encoded by the exons atgttatcTCACTTTGAACATGAAATATTATTGCAGCCTTCTATGCCTACAATTTTCCCAAGTCTAAAtgataataattactactctctTGATAATGATTCTTATTGTCATAACTATCAACATCCACAAATGATTAATAATGAAGAAGAAGGCTTGATGGTGCCACAAAAAGGAGAGAAGTTTAAAGAGGAAATTAATGGCACATTTGTTGGTGAAAATAGCAAAGCAAATGAAAgcaagaagaagaggaaaagaacAAGATTAAGAATGAAGAGTAGTGAGGAAGTTGAGAAGCAAAGAATGACACATATTGAAGTGGAGAGGAATAGAAGAAAGCAAATGAATGAACATCTTCATGTGTTGAGGTCACTCATGCCAAGCTCCTATGTACAAAGG GGTGATCAAGCTTCAATTGTTGGTGGAGCAATAGAATTTGTAAAAGAATTGGAACAACTCCTACAATGTCTTGAATCACAAAAGAGAAGGAAACTCTATGGAGATAATCATCATGATTCATCATTAGTATTTGCTCCTAATAATAATTTGCCACtttcaaatgaaaatgaaattggAATTCAAGAAGATTCAGCTGAGATTAAGTCATGTTTGGCTGATGTTGAAGTGAAGATTATAGGTATTGATAATGCTATGATCAAGATTTTGTCAAAAAGAAGGCCAGGACAACTCATTAACACCATTTCTGCATTACAAGATTTGCAGCTTAACATTATTCATACAAATGTTACAACAATTGAGCACACTGTTCTATATTCTTTCAATGTTAAG ATTTCTGGTGAAACAAGGTTTTCAGCTGATAATATAGCAAATTTGGTCCAGCAAATATTCACTTTCTTTCATGCAAATAGTGCCATATGA